The genomic DNA GCTACAAACGAAAACAGCCCATCGATAAATTCGATGGGCTGTTCGCAATGATTTATAGATCGCCTGGCGTTCGTCGCCGCGTTGCTAATTCAACATCCGCGTCGATCAGCTGGCGTCGTCGTCGTCATCCAAAGCCAAAGGAATCACGATCGCTGCAGCGATGACAGCCGTCCAAACCAAGGGGCTCTTCAGCAGGCGAAGGCACAGGCCTTCGTCGCCGCCGCGGTCATCGCATTGGCCGCGATAGGTCTTGGTGTCGGTGACGTCGATCGCGCCTTTGAGGGCACCCTCAGGAGCCGAATCGGCGTTCCAAACGCGGAACGTTCGCAGACCGGCGAAGCTGGCAACTTGGTAGGTCCCAGGATTCAAACCCTCGACCGAATACTCGCCGCGTTCGTTGGTCTTGACAGTCGTGACGTGCTCGGTTTGTTGGCCGATGACCACGGTTGCACCTTGAACCGGTTGACCGACAACGTCGACGATCGATCCGTTCAGATTGCCAGCTTGGTCCAAGGCAAGGTCTTGAATACCGCGGTAAACTTTAACGCCTTCGATGACGGTGAATTGCGGTTGAGCTGCGAAGACAGCTTGTTGCATGCAAACGGCAGCGCACAACATGGCGGCAATGGCACGTTTGGCTCGAATGGTCTGAAACATCGATCGCTCTCCAATTGGATATCTGGTGGGTCCGTTCCAGCGGGAGAGACTCCCGACTCAGAATGATTGTGACAGTTGTAGTGATCGTCCGAATCGCATCAATGTTTTAGTCATTTTGGATTTTTTGTGCGGTTTTTCTGGACTGGTGGTTTTGGGCATTCACCAGACGACGCCATTTGCCTGGTCGCATGTCTTTTGGCTCGCCGGTCGCTATAATTTTGAATCCTACGAAGCAACGATTTCGATAGGGCGTCTCCACGCCCTGCTGGCAGCGATCTCGAATCGCGCCGCGATGACATCGCGGGCCTGTCTTCTGTTACGCAAATCCCAAAGGACCCCAACACCATGCGCTGCATTTTTGCTGCAACCCTTGCTCTGCTGTTCGCCTCCGCCCCCCTGTCCGCCGATCAACCAACGACTCTCCCTGCGGAATCGGGCGAGATGACTTCGATCTTCAACGGCAAAGACCTTACCGGCTGGGATGGCGATCCCCGGCTGTGGTCGGTCAAAGAGGGCGTGATCCACGGCGAAACGACAGCGGAGAATGTCGCCAAAGGAAACACGTTTCTAATCTGGCAGGAAGGGAAAACCAAAGACTTTGAATTGCGTTTGTCCTTCCGTTGCAATGCGACAAATAACTCGGGCGTTCAATATCGCTCGCGTCACATCACCGACGGCAAACCCCGCAACGCCTGGGTGATGCGTGGGTATCAACACGAGATCCGCAACGAAGAGAATCTGCCCAACGTCTCCGGTTTCATCTACGACGAAGGTGGAAAACGCGGTCGCATCTGTCTGGTCGGCGAAAAGGCGACTTGGGGCGAAGATGGCAAGAAGGTCGAAGGAAAGTTGATCGACGCGGCGGAATACAAAGAACTGTTCAACGTCGACCAATGGAACGACGTCGCGATCATCGCCGAAGGCAACCGCCTGCGTCATTATATGAATGGCCGTCTGGTGCTCGATTTCACCGATGCCACGCCCGAGCTGGCCTTGCTCGATGGAATGCTCGCATTGCAGCTGCATGCAGGCAAACCAATGTGGGTCGAGTTCAAAGATATTCGCATCCGCGAGCTGAAGTAGCCGCGAGGGGACGGCCGCCCGCAGACGTCCTGCGATGGCAAACGTTCTGAAACACTGCATTCTCGTCACTTTTTCGGTCAGGGACTTGCCCTCGACCGGCTCGCGTGTGACAAATTAGGCCAGTTAGTTGTGTTATGCAGCCTGGGTGAATTGCAGTGGTAGGGACGTATGGGTCGCTCTAAAGATATCGTGTCGA from Rosistilla carotiformis includes the following:
- a CDS encoding carboxypeptidase-like regulatory domain-containing protein gives rise to the protein MFQTIRAKRAIAAMLCAAVCMQQAVFAAQPQFTVIEGVKVYRGIQDLALDQAGNLNGSIVDVVGQPVQGATVVIGQQTEHVTTVKTNERGEYSVEGLNPGTYQVASFAGLRTFRVWNADSAPEGALKGAIDVTDTKTYRGQCDDRGGDEGLCLRLLKSPLVWTAVIAAAIVIPLALDDDDDAS
- a CDS encoding 3-keto-disaccharide hydrolase, which codes for MRCIFAATLALLFASAPLSADQPTTLPAESGEMTSIFNGKDLTGWDGDPRLWSVKEGVIHGETTAENVAKGNTFLIWQEGKTKDFELRLSFRCNATNNSGVQYRSRHITDGKPRNAWVMRGYQHEIRNEENLPNVSGFIYDEGGKRGRICLVGEKATWGEDGKKVEGKLIDAAEYKELFNVDQWNDVAIIAEGNRLRHYMNGRLVLDFTDATPELALLDGMLALQLHAGKPMWVEFKDIRIRELK